The Arachis ipaensis cultivar K30076 chromosome B07, Araip1.1, whole genome shotgun sequence genome includes a window with the following:
- the LOC107608129 gene encoding RNA polymerase II C-terminal domain phosphatase-like 4 has translation MVADQIPNSVQTLILLAWNLANSSLFCILPMAELINFTHSPISDFHEMQSSVTADSLAYSSSIDDFIAYLDDALAATSPDENQDELESVRIKRRKFESDEETEESTSEVCTHPGSFGDMCIRCGQKLDGESGVTFAYIHKGLRLHHEEISRLRNTDANKKLYLMLDLDHTLLNSTHLAHLNTQELHLISQPDSLGGSLFKLDKMHMMTKLRPFVRTFLREASEMFDMYIYTMGDRPYALEMAKLLDPQGKYFNAKVISQDDGTQKHQKGLDIVLGQESAVVILDDTEQAWVKHKDNLILMERYHFFGSSCRQFGLNCKSLAELKSDEDEAEGALNKILKVLKQVHYKFFDELKEDIAERDVRQILKSVRREVLGGCVIVFSRICHGALPSLRKMAEQLGATCLMELDSSVTHVVATDAGTEKARWAVKEKRFLVHPQWIVAANYFWEKQPEENFVLKKMQ, from the coding sequence ATGGTTGCCGATCAAATCCCTAATTCAGTTCAGACTTTGATATTACTCGCGTGGAACCTAGCCAACTCCTCACTCTTTTGCATACTTCCCATGGCCGAGCTGATAAATTTTACTCATTCTCCTATTAGTGATTTCCATGAGATGCAGTCAAGTGTTACAGCAGACTCTCTAGCATATTCATCCAGTATTGATGACTTCATTGCCTATCTTGATGATGCATTAGCTGCAACTTCGCCAGATGAAAATCAAGATGAGCTGGAAAGTGTCAGAATAAAAAGGCGCAAGTTTGAAAGTGACGAGGAAACTGAGGAGTCTACTTCAGAAGTGTGTACACATCCTGGTTCATTTGGAGACATGTGTATACGTTGTGGCCAAAAGTTGGATGGTGAATCTGGTGTCACATTTGCCTACATACACAAGGGACTCAGACTCCATCATGAGGAGATCTCTAGACTGCGCAATACAGATGCGAATAAAAAGCTGTACCTGATGCTCGATCTAGATCACACTCTATTAAATTCCACTCATCTTGCTCATTTGAACACTCAAGAGTTGCATTTAATTTCCCAGCCAGATTCTCTTGGAGGTAGCCTTTTCAAATTGgacaaaatgcatatgatgacCAAGTTGAGGCCTTTTGTCCGCACATTTCTAAGAGAAGCAAGTGAAATGTTTGACATGTACATATACACCATGGGTGATCGACCCTATGCATTAGAGATGGCTAAGCTGCTTGATCCTCAAGGAAAATACTTCAATGCAAAGGTGATTTCTCAAGATGATGgcactcaaaagcatcagaaGGGTCTTGATATTGTGTTGGGGCAAGAAAGTGCTGTTGTAATTCTTGATGATACAGAACAAGCATGGGTGAAGCATAAAGATAATTTGATTCTGATGGAAAGATACCACTTTTTTGGTTCAAGTTGCCGGCAATTTGGTCTCAATTGCAAATCTTTAGCTGAATTGAAGAGTGACGAAGACGAAGCTGAAGGAGCACTTAATAAAATCCTTAAAGTTCTTAAGCAAGTCCATTATAAATTCTTTGATGAACTTAAAGAAGATATAGCTGAACGAGATGTAAGGCAGATTTTGAAATCAGTTCGAAGGGAAGTCTTGGGCGGATGCGTGATTGTTTTCAGCCGTATCTGCCATGGAGCATTACCATCACTCCGGAAGATGGCTGAGCAGTTGGGAGCCACTTGTTTAATGGAACTTGACTCCTCCGTGACACATGTGGTGGCTACTGATGCTGGAACCGAGAAGGCTCGGTGGGCAGTGAAAGAGAAGAGATTTTTGGTTCATCCCCAATGGATAGTGGCTGCAAATTATTTTTGGGAGAAGCAACCTGAGGAGAACTTCGTCCTCAAGAAAATGCAGTAG